The nucleotide sequence TCAGCTCGCTTGGGCAGAGGGTCAAGTGCACGACCTGGCTGATTGAGCGCCGATCCGTGATGTACTTCGTCTCGTGCCCGGGTAGCTTCTGTAGCTTCACCGAGCGCGAGCTTTCGACCACCACGTCTCCGCTGTCCGGATCCGTGAGGGAGGCTTCAAGATCCACGACATCGCTGTCCGTCCCATCGATCTGAGCGCCGACCAGTACGACGAATCCACCTTGGGGTGGCAGGTACAAGTCGATGGGGCCGTCGTCGTGCAGCAGCGCGATGGGCTCGGCTTCGGGCGTGTACATCAGGGGCTCGAGCGTCAGAGAGCTCGGTGAGGATTTGGTTGCAGGCTCGTTTCCGCAAGCGCCGGACAGCGCGGACGTCAGGAGTACCCCGGCTAGCCTCCACCCGAGCCTCACGCCCTGTGTTGTCATCATCCCGGTCCGCTGCACGGGACGTGCCACGCCGAGCCGAGGGCAGAATGCGGGAAGAACCGCAGCTTGGCCTCGAGTCAGCTAGTTATTGCACTGACCGTTCTGACACACCTGAGTGCCAGGGCATGGCGGTCCACTGCCGCAGCCGCGCGAGCAGATGCAGATCGCCGTGTTGTTGCTCGTGGAATTGCAGGTGAGCTGCTGCGCATGTCCGCAGGCACCCTGATTGTTGAACACCTGCGTGCACACGCCACCGCCCACGTTGCAGACTTGGTTGCACGATGCGGTCGTCGAGTTGAACGCGAGCTCGCACACGGTGTCCGTCTCGAGGCAGACCGCAGTCACGGCAGGGTGACTGCCATAGGTCGTTGCACAAGTCGGCAACGTCGTACCGCCGCCGGTGCCGCCCGTGTTCACGCCGCCGCTGCCACCAACTGCGCCACCAGTTCCACCGGTGAGCGCGCCGCCCGTTCCACCCGTCAGTGTGCCTCCGGTCCCACCAGTGAGTGTGCCGCCCGTCCCTCCCGTCGGGGTGCCTCCGGTTCCACCCGTGGGTGTGCCTCCGGTTCCACCCGAGGGTGTGCCACCCGTTCCGCCCGTTGGAGTCCCTCCGGTTCCACCCGCGGGGTTGCCGCCGGTATTCCCTCCGCCCGTTCCACCCGAGGGCGTGCCCGCGGTGCCACCGGTTGCCACTCCTCCACTCCCGCCGCTGGGTGTGCCGCTCGAACCGCCAGTGTTGACACCACCCGTGTTGGAGCCGCTGCTTCCGCCGACGCTCGCTCCGCCACTGCCCGACGCTCCTACGCCAGCGCTGCCACCGAGGCTGGCATCCCCCGAGAATTCGAAGCTCTCGAAATCGTTGGTGCACGCAAGAGCAAGGAACAACCCCGAAGCCAAATACACGCGCCGCATGCTTCGGAGTTTGTCAGAGCGCGTCCCCAAACGCCAGAAGCTGGCCCAAGGTTGGCCCGGATATGTGCGCGTATGTGGGATGCGCAGTGCACGTGCGAGCAGTCGTCAGATCGTCCACTCGTCGTGCACGATGCCCACCAACCACCAACGTGAACCCTCTTTCTCGAACACGAAACGTACGCTCTGCCAATCCATGCCTTGGAGCGAGGGATCGCGTCCAGGGAAGTGGAGCTCGATGAAACGCGCTCCGGGATACGCGCTGGGCACATTGTTGACTGTGTTTCCGCCACCCAAGGCGCGATCCACGGACTGTGCGGCCCGCAACGGATCCGGGATCGACACGAAGCGTTGGAAGTAGCTCTTGAAGTCCAGCTCGATGGGCTCGCCAGAGCCGTCGTAGGCGCCCCACACTTGGCGCGCCGACGATTGCAGACCTTGGCGAAGCTCCGCAGCCGTCAACACTCGATCGGATGGGTCGACGTAGGCATAGGGAGACAGACGCACGCCTCGATTCGGGTGCACCAGGTTCGCCAGCGCGCCGAGGTCTTGCGCCGCCAGCGCGTTGCGAAGGGTGGTGGTCAGCTCCTCCGCGGGAAGCTCGTCGGCGTGCGAAGGCGAGTCCACCGTCACGACGCTCGGCGCGGAAGTGACCAAGGCAGGCTGCGCTTCCGTCGGCAGCGTTGCGGGCGTGGCCGAGCCCTTCGTGGGCTGTGGCTCACGGGGCGCTGCGGCCGGAGTGCAGGCCAGTGCGCAGCACGCCAAACATGCCATCAAGGCCAGCGCACGGGTGTTCGCGGGAGCGCGCATGCCTCCCTAACGCTACTGATCGAAGCCCGATTCCAGGTTCTTGAATGGTGTTGCCTCGCGCCGCACCACAGCAGGCATGCGCAGCAGGAATTGGCCGCTCCACGCGGCCCTAGGGGTGATTGCGTCCGCACTACTCGTGGCATGCGGCTCGGCCCCCCCGCCCAGGGAAGTGAGCGCCGTCCCCGCCAACACGCCGATCCCGGAAGCGGCACGTCACGTGCAGCTCCAAGTCGTGACCGGCAGTCGCTATGGGAGCTCGGTTCGTACCCTGAACGTCCGTGTGGACGCCAAGAGCGTCCGTGTCGAGCAGGCCGATGGCAATCCGCGCTACATCAGCATCGACCGCTGGCAGCAAGCGCGCCGTACCCTGAATACCGGCCTAGCGGCTGCTACCCCCGCCACCCATCGTGGTTGCTACTACGACGGTATGGACTGCTGGTTCAAGGTGGAGAGCGACGGCAAGGCGCGCGAAGGATGCTGTTTGTCCCCAGTTGGTCTCGCGGTCGAAGAGGGAGCCGAACTGCTGACGCAGTGACAGTCCCGCGTCCGAGCCGAGTCCCTCGGCGAAGCTGAGCTAGGACGCGTTCGGTCGAACTGTACCGACGCAGTGCCGAATCACTCTGCCGTGGTGGAGTCGGCTTCTGCTTGGGGTTCGGCGAGGGGCACGAATGCTTTGGGGCCTTTTCGATGGCGCTCCAAGTCCATCGGCGCGTGACCGCCGGCAAGCAGTGCGCTGCGTACGGCCACGTGGGGAGCCTCACTGCCGAACACGGCTTGTACGACCTCGCTGATCTTTGCCGCGCCGCTAGCGTCGAACTGCATCGCTACTGCAAGGGGGAGCAGGTTTCCCACCACGCCGGCACGAGCCAGCACGGCGTGCGCAGTTTCGTCGCCGAGCCGCAACTCCGTGACGAAGTGGCGCACGTTCACGTTCTTGCCAATGCCCTTGATCGTTCGCCGCACGACCACTTGGTCCTTGGCCAGGAAGGCGTCGATGGCCGCTTGCACTCCTTGCCGGCCGCCCAGGTCACTCAGCGCGGACTCGGCCAGGGCGATCACGTAGCGTGCGCCATTCACGATGCGGGAGAGTCCCGGGTCGTCGTTGCCCAGTCGCGTGGCGCCAGTGAAACGAAGGCCACCCGCAGCCGCCGCGTCCAAGCGCTGCCGCAATTCGTCGGGCTCTGGCGCATCGAGCAGCTTGCAGTCCAGGTGTTCGTCCAAGCTGGCGATGCCGAGGGACAGCGCTGGTCCGAAGGTCATGGCCGGCTTCGGATGAAAGCCCTGGCTGTACACGGTGCGCGCCCCAGCGCGGCGCAACACGCGCGGCAGTTCGCGGATCAGATCCAGGTGCCCGAGCAATGCGGCAGGGCCGGTCTTCTCGAAACGCAGGCGATAGCGTGCTTCCGTGCCCTGCCGTAGCGGGCGGAAGTCTTCGGGGCGCCTGGGGCGATCGGGCTTCGCCGGCGCGTCGGTCGGCTCGGCCGGCGACGGTGCACCCGGCGCTTCTTCCGCACCCATGCGTCGCAAGTACACGATGCGTTCCTGCCGCATCTGTGTCAGGTCGCATGCCACGCCGCAGTCGTAGCAAACCAACTTGCGCGAGTCCGAACTCGCGTCGGCCACGTTCGTGTGATGCACGAACATGCCCTTGGGTTTGCCGCAGGGCGGCGAGAGGCGGTCCTTGAGCGCGCGGCGATACTCTCGCGCCAGAAAGTCGGGCTCCAGTCCGACGTTGACGTGGTCCCAGGGCAGTCGCGCACTCACCGGGAACGTGCCCAGATAGCTGGCCATGTCGAGGCCTTGGCTCTCGAAGGCCGCCTGCCACGCGCCCATGTTCAGGTGCTCTTCCCAGGTGTCGAAGCGCGCGCCATGCGCGAACGCGTGCTCGATGACGTCCGCCAAGCGTCGATCCCCGCGCGCGAGCACCCCTTCCAGCACGCTGGAGGGCGAGTGATGCATGCGCAGCGTCAGGCCCTTCACGCCGCGCGTCTCGTCGCGCAACAGTTGCTGCTTGTCCGCGATCTGCTGCGGTGTGTCCATGGCACACCATTGGAAGGGCGTGTGGGGCTTGGGCACGTGCACGCTGACGCTGACCGTGACCTTCGGACGC is from Polyangiaceae bacterium and encodes:
- a CDS encoding TIGR03960 family B12-binding radical SAM protein, translating into MTRLFDHPYASFLHEVAKPNRYTGAEHGARRKAWDEVEARVCLAFPEIYDIGMSHLGYRILYKTLNDDARTLAERAYAPWVDMEQKLIEHGKLLCSLESARPLCDFDVVGFSLQYELTYTTILNMLQLGGIPLRARHRSDDDPLILAGGPVATHAEPFAPFLDALLIGDGEEATTQVAVTWARGKREGKSRHERLLELAQIRGVYVPAFYSTISDENTGLEVVAGPGRDARGEPLPVAFPVERALVDDLRRFPFPDDGPVGGPEAIFDRMSIEVARGCTEGCRFCQAGMIYRPVRERDPKEVVDTVLSALEKSGQDEVSLTALSTADVSCISPLIKELVEKTAPERVSLGVASLRAYGLGEDLLDAMRKVRASGLTFAPEAGTQRMRDVINKNVTEAQLLETAERVFSRGFDKMKLYFICGLPTETEEDVRGIVDVGKNALAVGKRVGKRPKVTVSVSVHVPKPHTPFQWCAMDTPQQIADKQQLLRDETRGVKGLTLRMHHSPSSVLEGVLARGDRRLADVIEHAFAHGARFDTWEEHLNMGAWQAAFESQGLDMASYLGTFPVSARLPWDHVNVGLEPDFLAREYRRALKDRLSPPCGKPKGMFVHHTNVADASSDSRKLVCYDCGVACDLTQMRQERIVYLRRMGAEEAPGAPSPAEPTDAPAKPDRPRRPEDFRPLRQGTEARYRLRFEKTGPAALLGHLDLIRELPRVLRRAGARTVYSQGFHPKPAMTFGPALSLGIASLDEHLDCKLLDAPEPDELRQRLDAAAAGGLRFTGATRLGNDDPGLSRIVNGARYVIALAESALSDLGGRQGVQAAIDAFLAKDQVVVRRTIKGIGKNVNVRHFVTELRLGDETAHAVLARAGVVGNLLPLAVAMQFDASGAAKISEVVQAVFGSEAPHVAVRSALLAGGHAPMDLERHRKGPKAFVPLAEPQAEADSTTAE